Below is a window of Spirochaetota bacterium DNA.
CACTTGACAGATGATGATGTTCGTGCTATATAGGATGCAATAAATGTAAAACCAAGAAAATCACGGAATTTTAAAATCCCCCTATGATCTGCTACACCATCATCTAAATGTTGCACTTTAAACGTGAAGTTACATTGAATTCCCTATGTATATAAAATATGATTTATTTTTTCTCACCATATTTTATATTATGTATCATTAGCAATGATACCGTTGATAGATTATAATGATTGTAAGAAAATTAAAATATAGTATTATTTTACCTTTACTTTACACAGTGCCATTATTCAGCACTTCTCAAAATGTAATATCACATAATGAATTTTTCTTTCTGCCAAATGCAGGAATTTTACTTGATTATAGCTCTTTACATACAAAAACAGGATTTAACGGCAAACAATCAAAAATAATTGATCTAATGCTTATAAAATACAAAAACTACAATCTTTCAACTTACATTGTAGAAGATATTTATACAACCTCTCGCTTCAATTCTCGATATTATCCTTACAGAATTGCATATTACATGGATTATGGCTATTTTTCTTATACACTATCTAATTCTCAGATTGGCATAGTACTCAACCATATCTGTTATAATACTTTTGATAAACAGATCTACAGTATCAATGATGAATTGCGATGGTATGGTATAGGTATTAAATGGCAGAGCACTGGTATGCAAATTGGCTATAAGGATAGTTTATTAGATCATAATTCATCAATTTTCAATTTAAATACTATTAATTATTATTTTTATTTAGGCTATCCATTTTTTAGTAAAAATCCCACATACAAATATATGAGCAGCTGCATAGTACGTTTTGACATTCCATTGTTGTTATATGCAACTCCATATATTATGACTCAGCTTAATGGCCTCATGTATCAAGATAATACAATAGCCATTGACCGGTCTGTTGAGATAGGCTTAAGATTAACGTTTTCACATATTACCATTACTCCATACTGGTATTATGGATATATTAATGATAGTATATACCCTAATATCTCAGACACGCAGTTTGCAATTGGCTGTAAAGCCGAATCTTTGATTGGATATGATAATAGCAGAGGTGACAATGTTTTTCTATTTTACAGTGATAATGCAATGTCAATGCACTTTATTGCCGGATATGGAAAAAATCTAAACAGCAAATTTTATAATTTCACCACAGATCTGGGATTATCATTACAAACACAAATATTTGATAAAAATACTCTTTATTTTGCATCTTATCTTAACCACAGTTCACGATCACAGGCAACAGCATTATATCCTCGATTTATTAACATCCTGCTTGAGTCTGGCTATTATCAATCTATAACCCAATATTATTATGCTCATATTTTATATCAACATTACCGCCGCCATGATGGCAATGAATATAGAGGCCAGACTGAAAATTATCATGCAGTTGGGATATCACTGAAACATGGATATTTGGATAACTGTAATGCAACCATATCAACTGGTTATAACAATTATTGTAAACCCAATACCGTTGATTATGAATTAGGAGCATTATATATTGTTGCAAAACAAAATTATCCCTATTCTTTTATTATAAATCCTTCTTTATATTATTATTGTAACATGATGGCCAATACGATACCATATACAGGAATAACATTATTGTTATATGCAGGAAGGGAATACAACTATGAGTATAGCATTGAATCTGGTGTAATCTTTGATACATATATTCCATTAATAATATATTATTCCTTTAAGCGTGATATTGACATTGATATTGTATGTGGAGGATATGATTTTTATCATATAATTGGAATAAGATTAAAATTGTAACATTTATATTTTTTAAGTAAATAATACTTGATTTTTTTATCGATACATAGTACGCATTTAACACCTCACTGCCAAAGGCGTGATGGTAATCAAACCACAACTATTGTAAGGAGAAAAAACATGAAGGGAAATCCAAAATTAATTGAAACATTGAATTCACTTCTGGCTGATGAACTAACAGCAATCAATCAATACATGGTGCATTCTGAAATGTGTGACAACTGGGGCTACGAAAAGCTTCATAAGCACTTTGAAAAAAGAGCTATTGATGAAATGAAGCATGCTGAAAAATTAATTGGCAGAATTTTATTTTTAGAAGGGATACCGATAGTAACTAATTTAAAAAAGATTTTGATTGGTGCAGATGTTCCAAAACAGCTGGAATATGACCATAAAGCAGAGGAAGAAGCAATAAAAGCATATAATGACGCAATAGTGCTTGCTGGCGAAGTTAAAGATTTTGCTACTCGTGAATTGCTTGAAAGCATATTAAAAGATGAGGATATGCATATTGACGAAATTGAAGAACTGCAAGATCAGATAAATCAGATGTCGCTGCAGATTTTCTTAACAACGCAGGTTAAGGAATAACTGTATACACCATACTGCGCTGCTTTCTATACTGCAGCGCAGTTTTTTATTTTTTCTTCTTTCGCTTTTTTACTGAAAATCCAAATTTACCAATTTGTTTATCAACTATACAATAAAATCCATGATTATAACACAAAAGCCCTGCCCTTTCCAGATGTAAAGCACCTCTTTTATCAAGCAGCGAATCATCAACATGTACTACAACAATTTTTCCAATGAACTGGTAATGGCTTCCTAAATGAATAATCTTTAACACTTTGCATTCAATGGATACAGGGCATTGCTCAATTAACGGTGCTTTTACTTTTTTAGCCGGCAGTTTATTAAGATGAGCTATCGCAAACTTATCAACATCTTTGCCTGAACGCACGCCACAAAAATCAACTGCTTTTACCAATCTTTTATCTGGAATATTAACTACAAATTCTTTTGATTCATGTATTAACGTAAATGAATACCGTTCTGGCCGCAATGAAATGCTTATCATTGGCGGTTCAGTGCATACCGTCCCAACCCATGAAACAGTACACACGTTATCTATACCATTATGATGTGAAGTTACCAATACTGCTGGCACTGGATACAGCATTGTACCGGGTTTCCATGCTACTTTTCCCATTGTATGTTTCCTTATAGCAATGTGCCTTTCAATATTAGATATGCAATATTAAAATATATTATTAATCCTGATACATCAACCAGAGTTGCTACAAACGGAGCTGAAGATGTTGCAGGGTCAAGGCCCAATTTCCTCAATAAAAAAGGTAACATGGAACCCATCAGAGTGCCCCACATTACAACACCAACGAGCGAGAACGACACTGATAAAGCCACTTTCAGCCAGTGCTCGCCATACATGCCAAATAATTTTTGCCAGATACTTATACGCAAAAAACCAATGGATGCAAGAATTGAACCCAGCAAAAATCCTGATTGAATTTCACGTATTAATACTCTCCACCAGTCGCGCAATGTTATCTCACCAATAGCCATTGCACGGATAACCAGCGTAGCAGCTTGAGATCCTGAATTACCACCACTTGATATAATGAGCGGAACAAATAACGCTAATACCACAGCACGTGCTATCTCTTCTTCAAAATATCCCATGGCTGTGGCAGTTAACATTTCACCTAAAAATAAAAATACTAGCCATGAAGCACGCTTTTTTGTCAATCGCAGCAATGGCTCATCTATATATGGCTCTTCAAGCACTTCCACAGCAGCCATTTTATGAATATCTTCGGTTACTTCTTCTTCTTCAACGTCAAGTACATCGTCAATTGTAACTATACCCAAAAGGATTCCTTCGTTATCTACAACTGGCAATGCATAGTGGTCATATTTTTTAAACACCTGAATTGCAGTTTCCTGATCATCATAAGCATTGAGGCTAATATATTTATGATCCATTAATGTTTTTATTCGCCGTGTAGGTTGAGATAACAATATCTGCCGTATTTTAATATCGTCGATTAATTTACCTTCGTCATCAACAACATAAATCATGTTGAGTGTTTCGCTGTCTTTTCCATATTTACGTATATAATGTAAAACCTGAGCGACAGTCATGTTTTCTTTGACTGCAATGAAGTCAGTTGTCATTAAACGGCCAACACTGTTCTCAGGATAGCCAAGCAAGCTCATAGCTGTAATTCGCTCTTCTCGGGACATCAATGCCAGCATTTGCCGTAGAATATCAGCTGGCAATTCCTCAAAGAGCGCAGTACGNNNNNNNNNNNNNNNNNNNNNNNNNNNNNNNNNNNNNNNNNNNNNNNNNNNNNNNNNNNNNNNNNNNNNNNNNNNNNNNNNNNNNNNNNNNNNNNNNNNNAGATGTGATTGCACTTCAAAATCTAAATATTCAAATGTTTCAGCCTGCAATTGTTTAGGCAACAACCTGAAAATGATAACCTGCTCTTCCTCGGGCAATTCACTAATAAGCTCAGCTAAATCTGCAGGTGCCCATTCACTGAAGACCTCTTTCAATACACTAAACTCTCTTTTTTCAATTAATTCTTTTATTTCAGGCTGAAGTAATGGTGCAATCATCATGGCATGCCTCTGAATATATCTAGATAATATATAGTGTAATAGTGCACAGAATTATCGATAAATATTTTGGGGTATGCACTATTAAATATTTTCGATAGATTTTATACAGGAATAAATATTATCAATTATAAAATAAAAAAGAATAACAATTAATTGTACTAAAACTATTGTATCAGCTATATTTTAATTCTCAAATAAAATATCTGTTTTACGTTTTGTTATTCACCTATGTTTTATCATTTAATATAACAATGAAAGTAAAGCAATACATTTTTTTGCTTACAAGAATTTTATTAGTTTTCCAAACATTAGTACTTTTAATTAATAGCTATTTTTTTCAATATTCATTTAGAAATATATGCCGGCCAAAAACCCAAACTAATGAATCATATCCTGATTCATTCATTACTATTTTTAATTTTATTATTGACTTGTTCATAATTTTAAGATATTAAAAAATGCAAATATATGATTCACAAATCTTTTATATTAAAAGGATTTTAATATGAAAAAGTTATTAGCTGATTTATAATTAGCTGTTTCTATAGTTATTTCTGGTGTGTACACAGAGTCTATGGCAAAGAAAGAAACTTCAGAAAAGAAAACCGAGGTAAAAGTCAAAAAGGAAAAGAGTCAATCACAAGAAAAGAAGGAAAAAGAAACTAAAGTAAAGAAAGAGAAAAAAGAAGAAAAGTCTGAAAGTAAAGCAAAAAAGGAGTCCAAAGATAAGGAAACCCAGAAAAAAGAATCTGAAGATAAAGTAAAAAGTAAAAAGGATCAAAAGTCAGAAAAAGAAAAGAAATCAGATGAAAAAACTAAATATAAACATAAAGAAGCTAAAGAAAATGAGTCAAAAACAGAAAAGAAAGAAAAAAAGATTCAATACAACGAAAAAGAAGATAAATGGGGAGGAAAGGTTATTGGTAAAGATAGCAAAGGAAGAACTATCTATGAAGGACCACGAGGTGGTCATTATTATATAAACGAACATGGTAATAAAACATATATTAAAAAAGATAAAGAATAATATGACTTCAAAGATACCCGGTAATCATTCCGGGTATCTTTTTGTTTTTATAGTGTCTTTTATATATATTATATAATATTATTTTAACTTAAATAAACTCTTTAGATTATCAACCAGATCTGATGGCAACACTACAACATGGCTGCTTTGGGATTCTCCCAGTTTTATCAACCCTTTCACATATTCCATGCCCAGAAGATAAAGCAGCGGATCACCGCCTGTGCTTTTTAGAGATTTTGCTACATACTCAATAGCATTTGCTTCAGCCTGAGCCAATCGTTCCCGTGCTTCAGCATCACGTTGCGCCGCCTCTTTACGAGCTTCTGCTTCCAATATCTGTGCTCTTTTAAAACCTTCAGCTTTTCTTTCCTGTGCTTCCTTCTGTGCTTCGGCTTCAAGAACTGTCGCGCGGCGTTCACGCTCTGCTTTCATTTGCAGCGCCATAGCCTGCTGCAAATCCTGTGGTGGTACAATATCCTTGATTTCAACACGCGTTATTTTAGTACCCCACGAATCTGTAGCTTGATCAAGAATAGTTAACAGTTCGGCATTAATTTTATCACGTGATGATAATGACTGGTCAAGAGTCATTTTTCCCATAATAGAACGCAGGGTGGTAAGAGCAAGATTTGAGATAGCCATCTGCAAATTTTCTATACCATAAAACGCTTTATATGGATCCAGTATTTTATAGAACACAACTCCATCAACTTTGACTGTTGCATTATCTTCGGTTATTATTCCCTGTGGTGGCAAATCAAGAACCTGTTCACGAATATCAATTTTTGCTGCTACCCGTGAGAAAAGTGGGTTAATAAGATTTAATCCAGGTGTAAGTGTTGCAGCATATTTGCCAAAACGCTCCACCAGCCAGTTTTCGGCTTGTGGCACAATTCTCACGCCTTTGTAAATAAGAATCACCACAAGAATGGCTATAGCTACTATTAAACCAGACATAAAAACCTCCATAAAATATATTATTTTGCCTTTTTAACTACCAGTTTTATTCCATCGGCACCTTCTACAACTATTTGTTCATCTTTACAAATTATTTCATTTGACTGAGCTTTCCATAATGTAACTCCATGAAAAGGTTCAAACAATTCTACTTGGCCAATTTGTGGAGGGATAATATCCTGAACACACTTTCCCTTTTTACCTGCCAGTGTAACATCAAGCACATCATCAGCTGTTTTAAATTTTACTTTATTTTTTAAATAACCAAACCATAATGCCAAAAACGCACCTGATGAAATAAAAAAGCAGAACCATTGTGATATTTCAGATTGTAAAATTCCACTATATACCAGTGCAGCTGTAATTAGAGATCCAATTCCAAACCAGAATATAATAAAACCAGGCATTATAATTTCAATTGCCATCAAAATAATACCAATTGCAAGCCATGCAACAGGTGATAGCGTCATACATTTACCCTCTATTAAACTTGTTTTTAGTTATATATTTATTTATATCTATAACCTTTATGGAATATATCGTCAATCATAAAAAAATTAATATTGCACATATCAATTATCATGATATACTGCTTCACATACCAATTAAGGAGGTCTTATGCAAAAACATTTTTTATTATTTCTATCATTATTTGCGATAGCATCTTTAATAAGTTGTGGCACTTCATCTGGCAAGTACAGTGATGTTCGTTCACTTATGGAAGAATCAATTGCTGCGCAGGAGAATTTAATCAAAGATTTTGATGCAGCTACAAATGCTAGTGAAGTTGCAAAAGCTATTAATTCCTATGCTGATGCAATTGAAACATTGCAGCCAAAAATTAAGAAGTTGCAAGCAAAATACCCCGAGCTTAATGACCCAAATGCTCAAATGCCAAAAGAACTGCTTGATCTTGAACAGAAGCAGGCCGCAATAAGTCAAAAGATTGCAACTAGCATGATGGAAAAAATGCCAAAATATGCAACTGACAAAGAAGTTATGAAAGCTTCAATGCGCCTTGCAAAATTAAGCCAGATGTAGGTTAATACTCAGGCAGGGATTAATTCTCTGCCTGAGTATAACATTCAAAAGACAATTAACCAGTTACTATCGCTTATATTAAAATTTTTAACTGATATTCTTGTGGTATATCTACCCTAGTACAGTCATTGGCGTAGGTACGTTCCGGAAGAATTATCAAAGTATTAACTGTGGAATGCAGTGAAAATGGTGCATGATGCCATACTCCTGCTTTCAATACTACTAATGTATACTGTGGCACCACAAATACTTGTATATCATTATACGGATACACATTGTTTTGTGTTGCGGGAGCAACATGAATCAAAATATCCCCATCAAGCGGCAAAATTCCTTCATAACAGGAGCTGTGACATTCAATTTTCTGAATAATAAAATCTCGCTTTTCAACCTGGCAAATTGAAAATGATAGATTCATCATACTGTGTATTGGAATTTGTAAAATATCTCTATAAAACTTTACCGGTGATGCACCAAAATGAATTGAATCAGGATTTTGCATCTTTGCAAAATATCCATAAGGGAAAAAATCGTCAGTTGTAAGTTGTAAAGGTTTTATTGTTCTCATAACCTGCATACCATATAAATTAATAATGTAATTAAGTGTTGCTTACTCCAATTGGCAACTGGTTGCATTATCACTCAATTTTAGCTCTCTCACTGCTTTTATTAATGCCCCCCTGCTGCCAACCACATACAGCACATCATCGCTTTCAATACTATCATCAGCACCTGGATTTGTAATAACAGAATCCCCACGCTTGATTGCAACAACTGAAAATTTATGAACTTTTCGAAGTTGCATCTGACCAATTGTTTTCCCAACAACTGGCGAACCTGGGCATACTCGTATTGCTTGCATGTCAATTTCTGCAATTGGCAAATCCCTATAGATATCCACATGTAATTTTCTTAGCATTGCATACCCTTTGGCACGTATGGATTCAATCATAGCTTCAATATCACTACGCGGAACCCTATAATACTGTAATACTCTTGCAAAAATTTCTATGGATGTTTCATATTCTTCAGGGATGACCTCATTAGCACCTAATTCCATCAGTTCCTTCATATCCCCTACAAATCGTGTACGCACAATAATATGAATATGTGGATTGATGCGTCGAGCCAGTGCAATTATTCTTTTTATAGCACTTCTATCAGCTATTGCTATCACCAAAACCCGTGCAGAAACAATATTCACCTGATATAACAAATCCTCCTGTGAAGCATCTCCGTATATAATATTCTCTCCTTCTTTTTTTTCTTTTTTTACCGTTTCAGGATTCATTTCAACAATGATATATGGAATCTTTATATTTTTAGCAGCAATAGCAACATTCCTGCCATTTATTCCATATCCAACAATGATTATATGGTCTTTTAATGGATGCACTTGTGAACTCTCACTATGTGCAAAACCATACAACACCATTTTAGGAACTGGCAATTTTGTAATAACATCAGCAAAAACCTGAGAATATTTCATTAAGAAGGGACTCAGAACCATTGTTGCCATACTTACTGATAGTACCATCTGGTATTCACCCTGTGTCAATAATGAATACATCATTCCTATCTGTACCAGGATAAACGAAAATTCTCCAATTTGCGCCAGTGATAATCCTGCCAATGCAGCTGTTTTAAGAGGATATCCAATCATCAATATTGCTACTATCACAATCAACAGCTTGATGATGATTATTCCCAGTGACAACCCTGTAATATATACTGCATTTGGCAGTATAAGAAATGGATTCAGTAACATCCCTATCGAAATGAA
It encodes the following:
- a CDS encoding NfeD family protein codes for the protein MTLSPVAWLAIGIILMAIEIIMPGFIIFWFGIGSLITAALVYSGILQSEISQWFCFFISSGAFLALWFGYLKNKVKFKTADDVLDVTLAGKKGKCVQDIIPPQIGQVELFEPFHGVTLWKAQSNEIICKDEQIVVEGADGIKLVVKKAK
- a CDS encoding flavin reductase family protein → MGKVAWKPGTMLYPVPAVLVTSHHNGIDNVCTVSWVGTVCTEPPMISISLRPERYSFTLIHESKEFVVNIPDKRLVKAVDFCGVRSGKDVDKFAIAHLNKLPAKKVKAPLIEQCPVSIECKVLKIIHLGSHYQFIGKIVVVHVDDSLLDKRGALHLERAGLLCYNHGFYCIVDKQIGKFGFSVKKRKKKK
- the bfr gene encoding bacterioferritin, which translates into the protein MKGNPKLIETLNSLLADELTAINQYMVHSEMCDNWGYEKLHKHFEKRAIDEMKHAEKLIGRILFLEGIPIVTNLKKILIGADVPKQLEYDHKAEEEAIKAYNDAIVLAGEVKDFATRELLESILKDEDMHIDEIEELQDQINQMSLQIFLTTQVKE
- a CDS encoding ureidoglycolate lyase → MRTIKPLQLTTDDFFPYGYFAKMQNPDSIHFGASPVKFYRDILQIPIHSMMNLSFSICQVEKRDFIIQKIECHSSCYEGILPLDGDILIHVAPATQNNVYPYNDIQVFVVPQYTLVVLKAGVWHHAPFSLHSTVNTLIILPERTYANDCTRVDIPQEYQLKILI
- the mgtE gene encoding magnesium transporter, which codes for RTALFEELPADILRQMLALMSREERITAMSLLGYPENSVGRLMTTDFIAVKENMTVAQVLHYIRKYGKDSETLNMIYVVDDEGKLIDDIKIRQILLSQPTRRIKTLMDHKYISLNAYDDQETAIQVFKKYDHYALPVVDNEGILLGIVTIDDVLDVEEEEVTEDIHKMAAVEVLEEPYIDEPLLRLTKKRASWLVFLFLGEMLTATAMGYFEEEIARAVVLALFVPLIISSGGNSGSQAATLVIRAMAIGEITLRDWWRVLIREIQSGFLLGSILASIGFLRISIWQKLFGMYGEHWLKVALSVSFSLVGVVMWGTLMGSMLPFLLRKLGLDPATSSAPFVATLVDVSGLIIYFNIAYLILKGTLL
- a CDS encoding magnesium transporter — translated: MIAPLLQPEIKELIEKREFSVLKEVFSEWAPADLAELISELPEEEQVIIFRLLPKQLQAETFEYLDFEVQSHL
- a CDS encoding SPFH/Band 7/PHB domain protein, producing MSGLIVAIAILVVILIYKGVRIVPQAENWLVERFGKYAATLTPGLNLINPLFSRVAAKIDIREQVLDLPPQGIITEDNATVKVDGVVFYKILDPYKAFYGIENLQMAISNLALTTLRSIMGKMTLDQSLSSRDKINAELLTILDQATDSWGTKITRVEIKDIVPPQDLQQAMALQMKAERERRATVLEAEAQKEAQERKAEGFKRAQILEAEARKEAAQRDAEARERLAQAEANAIEYVAKSLKSTGGDPLLYLLGMEYVKGLIKLGESQSSHVVVLPSDLVDNLKSLFKLK
- a CDS encoding cation:proton antiporter; translated protein: GLELSFAEIASLRQAIFAGLLQVVITIGVVACVMLLWFNAAKSFFFGFVVALSSTAIVLKMLQEFALSDSPSGRISLAIALVQDIATVVLMLLIPLLANKSDNSVSYTLLLLLAKSVAVIIVVFIAAKYIIPKFLYEITRTRNRELFMISVVALCLGVTLATYAIGLSIELGAFLAGIIISESEYSGQTISSFIPFRDLFSSFFFISIGMLLNPFLILPNAVYITGLSLGIIIIKLLIVIVAILMIGYPLKTAALAGLSLAQIGEFSFILVQIGMMYSLLTQGEYQMVLSVSMATMVLSPFLMKYSQVFADVITKLPVPKMVLYGFAHSESSQVHPLKDHIIIVGYGINGRNVAIAAKNIKIPYIIVEMNPETVKKEKKEGENIIYGDASQEDLLYQVNIVSARVLVIAIADRSAIKRIIALARRINPHIHIIVRTRFVGDMKELMELGANEVIPEEYETSIEIFARVLQYYRVPRSDIEAMIESIRAKGYAMLRKLHVDIYRDLPIAEIDMQAIRVCPGSPVVGKTIGQMQLRKVHKFSVVAIKRGDSVITNPGADDSIESDDVLYVVGSRGALIKAVRELKLSDNATSCQLE